In Nicotiana tabacum cultivar K326 chromosome 19, ASM71507v2, whole genome shotgun sequence, one DNA window encodes the following:
- the LOC107767644 gene encoding large ribosomal subunit protein P1y — protein MSLGEVACTYACLILNDEDIPITAEKIATLVKAANVTVEPYWPLLFAKLAEKRNLGDLIMNVGAGGGGAAVAVAAPVGGAAAGAGAAAAAPAAEEKKEEPKEESDDDMGFSLFD, from the exons ATGTCGCTCGGAGAAGTCGCTTGTACTTACGCTTGTTTAATCCTCAACGATGAGGACATTCCCATCACC GCAGAAAAAATTGCTACTTTAGTAAAAGCAGCAAATGTAACAGTGGAGCCTTACTGGCCTTTGCTGTTTGCTAAACTTGCTGAGAAGAGAAACCTCGGAGATCTTATTATGAATGTTGGTGCTGGTGGCGGTGGCGCTGCTGTTGCCGTTGCTGCACCAGTTGGCGGAGCtgctgctggtgctggtgctgcTGCAGCCGCTCCAGCTGCTGAGGAAAAGAag GAAGAGCCTAAGGAAGAAAGTGATGACGATATGGGATTCAGTCTTTTCGATTAG